A stretch of the Archangium violaceum genome encodes the following:
- a CDS encoding cellulase family glycosylhydrolase, with amino-acid sequence MSLHSSLWFRRAFLLCVAILILPVAAFAQTLPPASQVAGQITIGWNLGNTLEAICGETAWGNPAVTQQFINSVKAAGFNAVRIPAAWDCHADQSTLTIDPAWMARVKEVVDYAYGQGMYVILNIHWDGGWLEEHPLYSHQQAVNQKQRAYWTQIANTFKNYNERLLFAGTNEVRADYGTPTTEHITVQQSYLQTFVDAVRATGGNNASRTLVVQTYNTNIWHGLDYFFLPSDTIANRLIVEVHHYDPYDYTLNPNDICLYWGAPYPSQGACAWAQEAYHDDLFARVKAEWIDQGVPVIIGEYGVATRPNLNLESRQYYLEYVNRAAAANGIKTFYWDNGVSPSQTNGFALFNRNNGVVVDQGALDAIRRGAGIGNSNNFTLTVTKSGAGSGTVTSSPSGIDCGSTCSASYSSGTSVTLSAAAASGSTFAGWSGACSGTGTCTVSMTAARSVTATFNTSGGGTTCSNPITFSGSTGNFNTTGPVCYRTNANINGWGCHNFDGRTLTVGGQARTCGQMPLTRSSDGYYYFAVSGGMYPWAGLYTW; translated from the coding sequence ATGAGTCTGCACTCGTCTCTGTGGTTCAGGCGTGCCTTCCTCCTCTGTGTGGCCATTCTCATCCTACCGGTGGCTGCATTCGCCCAGACGCTTCCGCCGGCGTCGCAGGTGGCCGGCCAGATCACCATCGGCTGGAACCTCGGGAATACGCTCGAGGCCATCTGCGGTGAAACCGCGTGGGGTAACCCGGCCGTCACCCAGCAGTTCATCAACAGCGTAAAGGCCGCTGGGTTCAATGCCGTGCGCATTCCCGCTGCCTGGGATTGCCACGCCGATCAGAGCACGCTCACGATCGATCCGGCATGGATGGCTCGTGTGAAGGAGGTGGTGGACTACGCCTACGGCCAGGGGATGTATGTGATCCTCAACATCCACTGGGATGGTGGCTGGCTCGAGGAGCACCCGTTGTATTCTCATCAGCAGGCCGTCAACCAGAAACAGCGCGCCTACTGGACGCAGATCGCCAACACTTTCAAGAACTACAACGAGCGCCTGCTGTTCGCCGGCACCAACGAAGTACGTGCCGACTATGGCACGCCGACGACCGAGCACATCACCGTGCAGCAGTCGTACCTCCAGACCTTCGTCGACGCCGTGCGCGCGACGGGCGGGAACAACGCGTCACGGACACTCGTGGTGCAGACCTACAATACGAACATCTGGCACGGCCTCGATTACTTCTTTCTGCCGTCGGACACGATCGCGAACCGGCTGATCGTCGAAGTGCATCACTACGATCCCTACGACTACACGCTGAACCCAAACGACATCTGCTTGTACTGGGGCGCGCCCTATCCGTCGCAGGGCGCATGCGCCTGGGCGCAGGAGGCCTATCATGACGACCTGTTCGCGCGCGTGAAGGCGGAGTGGATCGACCAGGGGGTCCCGGTGATCATCGGCGAGTACGGCGTGGCTACGCGTCCGAACCTCAACCTGGAATCGCGGCAGTACTACCTCGAGTACGTCAATCGCGCCGCGGCCGCCAACGGCATCAAGACCTTCTACTGGGACAACGGCGTCAGCCCCAGTCAGACCAACGGCTTCGCATTGTTCAACCGGAACAACGGAGTCGTCGTCGATCAAGGCGCTCTGGATGCCATACGGCGAGGCGCCGGTATCGGCAACTCGAACAATTTCACGCTCACGGTCACGAAGTCGGGGGCGGGCAGCGGCACGGTGACGTCGTCGCCGTCGGGGATTGATTGTGGAAGCACGTGCAGCGCGAGCTATTCGAGCGGCACATCCGTGACCCTCTCCGCCGCTGCGGCGAGCGGCTCGACATTCGCCGGCTGGAGCGGTGCGTGCAGTGGCACAGGAACCTGCACGGTGTCGATGACGGCCGCGCGTTCGGTGACCGCGACGTTCAACACGAGCGGAGGCGGCACGACCTGTTCCAACCCCATCACGTTCTCAGGCAGCACAGGCAACTTCAACACGACCGGCCCTGTGTGCTATCGGACCAACGCCAACATCAACGGTTGGGGTTGCCATAACTTCGACGGCCGGACGCTCACCGTAGGTGGGCAGGCGCGAACCTGTGGCCAGATGCCTTTGACGCGCTCGTCCGACGGTTACTACTACTTCGCCGTGTCGGGTGGGATGTACCCGTGGGCGGGCTTGTACACGTGGTAG